The proteins below are encoded in one region of Paenarthrobacter ilicis:
- a CDS encoding cell division protein SepF, whose translation MAGALRKTMIYLGLADGDEHYESEQAVASHTDEERPQAQDREERRAPAPVREVVREMPTVEAEEEYRAPVTPIKRAASSREDASGLRQITTVHPRSYNDAKVIGESFRDGIPVIMNVTDMGEADAKRLVDFSAGLVFGLHGSIERVTNKVFLLSPSYVEVIGDDKKASETQASFFNQS comes from the coding sequence ATGGCTGGCGCTCTGCGCAAGACAATGATCTATCTTGGGCTCGCCGACGGCGATGAACACTACGAATCTGAGCAGGCGGTTGCCTCGCACACCGACGAAGAACGCCCCCAGGCACAGGATCGGGAGGAGCGCCGCGCGCCCGCTCCCGTCCGGGAAGTTGTCCGTGAAATGCCCACCGTTGAAGCCGAAGAGGAATACCGCGCACCTGTGACACCGATTAAGCGTGCGGCGTCCAGCCGCGAAGACGCCTCTGGCTTGAGGCAGATCACCACGGTTCATCCCCGCTCCTACAATGACGCGAAGGTCATCGGTGAAAGTTTCAGGGACGGTATTCCCGTGATCATGAACGTCACCGATATGGGGGAAGCTGACGCCAAGCGTCTGGTTGATTTCTCCGCCGGCCTGGTGTTTGGGCTTCACGGCAGCATAGAGCGGGTCACCAACAAGGTGTTTCTGCTGTCTCCGTCTTACGTTGAAGTCATCGGCGATGACAAGAAGGCCAGCGAGACGCAGGCCAGCTTCTTCAACCAAAGCTGA
- a CDS encoding RluA family pseudouridine synthase, with product MEVPQSLSGVRADAGLAQLMDISRSAAALLIAEGNVTVDGARLGKSAKLTAGAVLNVTVPERRDPLEVVEEVVEGLKILLDDDDFVVIDKPVGVAAHPSPGWVGPTVVGGLAGAGYRISTSGAPERAGIVHRLDVGTSGVMVVAKTEHAYTVLKRAFKERTVEKMYHAVVQGLPDPLEGTIDAPIGRHPGHDWRFAVIEDGRPSVTHYEVLEAFGKATLVEVHLETGRTHQIRVHFSALRHPCAGDLTYGADPRLAATLGLTRQWLHARQLGFAHPSTGEWVEVSSDYPADLQYALDVLASGSA from the coding sequence ATGGAAGTCCCGCAGTCACTGAGCGGTGTCAGGGCCGATGCCGGGTTGGCTCAGTTGATGGATATTTCCCGTTCTGCAGCGGCCTTGCTGATCGCAGAGGGCAACGTCACAGTGGACGGAGCCCGGCTGGGAAAGTCAGCGAAGCTCACAGCGGGAGCGGTGTTGAATGTGACGGTCCCGGAGCGTCGTGACCCGTTGGAAGTGGTGGAGGAAGTTGTGGAAGGCCTGAAAATCCTGCTGGACGATGACGACTTTGTGGTCATCGACAAACCTGTTGGCGTAGCTGCCCATCCCTCCCCGGGCTGGGTGGGTCCCACGGTGGTTGGCGGGCTGGCCGGCGCCGGTTACCGGATTTCCACCTCGGGCGCTCCTGAACGTGCCGGCATTGTCCACCGCCTGGACGTTGGTACCTCCGGGGTAATGGTGGTGGCCAAGACCGAACACGCCTATACAGTGCTGAAGCGCGCGTTCAAGGAACGGACCGTGGAGAAGATGTACCACGCTGTGGTGCAGGGGCTGCCCGATCCGCTTGAAGGCACCATTGACGCACCCATCGGACGCCACCCGGGGCATGACTGGAGGTTTGCCGTCATTGAGGACGGCCGGCCGTCAGTAACCCACTATGAGGTCCTTGAAGCGTTTGGAAAAGCGACGCTGGTGGAAGTGCACCTGGAGACCGGACGGACCCACCAGATCCGTGTCCACTTCTCAGCCCTGCGCCATCCCTGTGCGGGCGACCTGACCTATGGCGCTGACCCGCGGCTTGCTGCCACTTTGGGACTGACCAGGCAATGGCTGCATGCCAGGCAATTGGGGTTCGCCCACCCCAGCACGGGGGAGTGGGTGGAAGTTTCCAGTGACTACCCGGCCGATCTTCAATACGCCTTGGACGTCCTGGCTTCCGGCTCTGCCTAG
- a CDS encoding YggT family protein, with translation MGIVFGLIYIVLLVFFIALIVRLVFEWVQMFARQWRPRGVALVTAHLVYSVTDPPLKGLRRLIPPLQLGGISLDLGFLILIIAVSIAMNVAAGLA, from the coding sequence GTGGGCATTGTTTTCGGCCTTATCTACATAGTGTTGTTGGTGTTCTTCATTGCCCTGATCGTCCGCCTCGTTTTCGAATGGGTGCAGATGTTCGCTCGCCAATGGCGTCCGAGGGGTGTGGCGTTGGTTACAGCCCATCTGGTCTACTCCGTGACGGACCCGCCGTTGAAGGGGCTCCGCAGGCTCATACCTCCGCTTCAACTCGGGGGAATTTCACTGGATCTGGGCTTTCTGATCCTGATTATTGCCGTCAGTATTGCCATGAACGTGGCTGCCGGCTTGGCATAA
- the lspA gene encoding signal peptidase II produces the protein MTDDFPNDAPQRESVNRAKRRPAALWLFAGFAVFAYAFDQLTKLWVTSTMVEGERIPVLPPLLHWYFIRNSGAAFSIGENVTWIFTIVMAVVSIAILFQLRRLGSRWWGLSLGLLLGGALGNLTDRLFRDPSFAMGHVVDFIQLPNFAIFNIADSAVVSGVVIICLLTLRGIGMDGKRHVAAPKSAESAGSSGE, from the coding sequence ATGACCGACGACTTTCCCAACGACGCCCCGCAGCGTGAGTCTGTAAACCGCGCAAAGCGCCGCCCTGCCGCACTCTGGCTGTTCGCCGGCTTCGCGGTCTTTGCCTATGCCTTCGATCAGCTCACCAAACTCTGGGTCACCAGCACCATGGTTGAAGGTGAGAGGATTCCGGTCCTGCCGCCTTTGCTCCACTGGTATTTCATCCGGAATTCCGGTGCCGCCTTTTCGATCGGGGAGAACGTCACCTGGATTTTCACCATCGTGATGGCAGTGGTGTCCATCGCCATCCTCTTCCAGCTGCGTCGACTCGGTTCGCGGTGGTGGGGACTGTCCTTGGGCTTGCTCCTGGGTGGTGCGCTGGGAAACCTGACGGACCGGCTGTTCCGCGATCCGTCGTTTGCCATGGGACATGTGGTGGATTTCATCCAGCTCCCCAATTTTGCGATCTTCAATATCGCCGATTCCGCCGTCGTCTCGGGCGTCGTCATCATCTGCCTGCTGACCTTGCGGGGTATCGGGATGGATGGCAAGCGGCACGTCGCGGCTCCCAAGTCCGCCGAATCAGCAGGTTCGTCCGGTGAGTGA
- a CDS encoding DivIVA domain-containing protein — MALTPEDVVNKRFQPTKFREGYDQDEVDDFLDEIVVELRRLNQENDELRKKLGESGSAVPAAAAAAPVVEKVPAPVKVDKEAEAKAEAEAKAAEAAKKKEAEQAAAAASAPKAPAASNSHTASAESAAGLLAMAQQMHDKHVADGAQQKEKIIAEAQIEASSLVNDAQEKSRKILGALEQQRSVLERKVEQLRGFERDYRSRLKAYIEGQLRDLDARGSVAAPEVGEATADV; from the coding sequence ATGGCTTTGACGCCAGAAGACGTTGTCAACAAGCGCTTTCAGCCGACCAAGTTCCGCGAAGGCTACGACCAGGACGAGGTAGATGACTTCCTCGACGAGATCGTGGTGGAACTCCGCCGCTTGAACCAGGAAAACGATGAGCTTCGCAAGAAGCTTGGCGAGTCCGGTTCGGCTGTTCCCGCTGCAGCAGCTGCAGCCCCCGTGGTTGAGAAGGTTCCCGCTCCGGTCAAGGTTGACAAGGAAGCCGAGGCAAAGGCGGAAGCTGAGGCCAAGGCCGCCGAGGCGGCCAAGAAGAAGGAAGCAGAGCAGGCTGCAGCAGCAGCTTCAGCTCCCAAGGCTCCTGCGGCATCCAACTCCCACACTGCTTCGGCAGAGTCGGCTGCAGGCCTGCTTGCCATGGCACAGCAGATGCACGACAAGCACGTTGCTGACGGTGCACAGCAGAAGGAAAAGATCATTGCAGAGGCACAGATCGAGGCTTCCAGCCTCGTGAACGATGCCCAGGAGAAGTCCCGCAAGATTCTTGGTGCCCTGGAGCAGCAGCGTTCAGTCCTGGAGCGCAAGGTGGAGCAGCTCCGCGGCTTCGAGCGCGACTACCGCTCACGCCTGAAGGCCTACATCGAAGGCCAGCTGCGCGACCTTGACGCCCGTGGTTCTGTCGCTGCCCCTGAGGTGGGCGAAGCAACCGCTGACGTTTAG